In Pirellulales bacterium, one DNA window encodes the following:
- a CDS encoding PQQ-like beta-propeller repeat protein, whose amino-acid sequence MRPFTLACLLAIGVAGGSAVDRCPAVDLWPQFRGVDGQGHAETTKAPLTWSKTENITWRTPLSGLGWSSPLVDERHIWLTAALDEGKSLHALCIDRASGSVVNDIEVFLTDEPLHVNAKNSHASPTGVLESGRLYVHFGAVGTACIDTATGDILWRNQDLKIDHKEGPGSSPIIHGDRLFVNCDGIDLQYVAALDKHTGNILWRSIRLGEHKPDGDLCKAYSTPLVVRVDDKEQLVSVGADRTAAYDLATGQEIWHVVYDGYSNVPRPIVGHGLVFFATGYNKPQLWAVRPEGTGNVTDTHVVWREERQVPANPSPILVGDAVYFVGDKGVASCLDALTGETRFRQRLGGNYSASPVLAAGRIYFFSEEGASTVIAASNELEVLAKNELDERIMATPAFVDGVIYLRTDAALYRIED is encoded by the coding sequence ATGCGTCCGTTTACGCTGGCATGCCTGCTGGCGATTGGTGTGGCCGGTGGTTCGGCGGTGGATCGCTGCCCGGCGGTGGATCTCTGGCCGCAGTTTCGCGGCGTTGATGGTCAGGGACACGCCGAGACGACGAAGGCCCCGCTCACCTGGAGCAAGACCGAGAATATCACTTGGCGCACTCCCCTGTCCGGCCTGGGGTGGTCGTCGCCGTTGGTCGACGAGCGGCACATCTGGCTGACGGCCGCGCTCGACGAGGGGAAGTCGCTGCACGCCCTTTGCATCGATCGCGCGTCGGGCAGTGTCGTGAACGACATCGAGGTCTTCCTCACCGACGAGCCGCTGCACGTCAATGCCAAGAACAGCCATGCCTCGCCGACGGGAGTACTCGAGTCCGGCCGGCTTTACGTCCACTTCGGTGCGGTCGGCACCGCCTGCATCGATACCGCGACGGGCGACATCCTGTGGCGCAATCAGGATCTCAAGATCGATCACAAGGAAGGACCCGGCAGCTCGCCCATCATTCACGGAGACCGTCTCTTCGTGAACTGCGACGGCATCGATTTGCAATACGTTGCCGCGCTCGACAAGCACACGGGCAACATCTTGTGGCGCTCGATACGATTGGGAGAACACAAGCCGGACGGCGATCTTTGCAAGGCCTACTCGACGCCGCTCGTGGTGCGCGTGGACGACAAGGAGCAATTGGTGAGCGTCGGGGCCGATCGCACGGCGGCTTACGATCTGGCCACCGGCCAAGAGATCTGGCACGTGGTCTACGACGGTTATTCGAACGTGCCGCGTCCGATCGTGGGGCATGGACTGGTCTTCTTTGCCACCGGCTACAACAAGCCGCAACTTTGGGCCGTGCGGCCCGAGGGCACCGGCAACGTCACCGACACGCACGTCGTGTGGCGTGAGGAACGCCAAGTGCCCGCTAACCCGTCCCCCATCCTGGTCGGCGACGCCGTCTACTTCGTCGGCGACAAGGGGGTGGCCTCTTGCCTCGATGCGCTGACGGGCGAAACTCGCTTTCGCCAACGCTTGGGGGGCAACTACTCAGCGTCTCCCGTTTTGGCGGCGGGGCGCATCTACTTCTTCAGCGAAGAAGGCGCGAGCACGGTCATCGCCGCCAGCAACGAGCTCGAGGTGCTAGCCAAGAACGAGCTCGATGAACGGATCATGGCCACGCCGGCGTTCGTCGACGGTGTCATCTATTTACGCACCGATGCGGCCTTGTATCGAATCGAAGATTGA